The genomic stretch GAAGTGATAATTTGTTGATGAACTGTTCTTTGAACTAACGGAGAAACGATAGTTCAAGAAGAAAAAGTAAGCAACCGATCAATAGACCGGTTGCTTTTTCTTTAAGATATTGGGCAGTTCAACATGATTTTACATCACTTCTTGTTTGCAACCATTCTTCTCTCAACTCGTTCATATTTATATAATACTTAACATGGAGGAAGTCATTTTGAAAAAAATGTTTGTTTTACTCGTGTTCCTACCCTGCAGTTTTCATTTATTATGGAGAAGGCTTAATCATAATTAGTTTTGAACCCCAGATCGGATGAGATGAAAATGTACTTCTGATCAGCTGCTCGGCTTCTTCACATGCACGTTGTATGAGCAGTTCACCAAAAAGCATCATCCTCTTTCATTGAAGAAACGTTCCTCCGAACAGCAATAAACAGTTTCTAAAAAGAAATTTATTAGGCTGGATTTTGGTCTTTTTGACCCGAATTCTAAAGCGAATAAAAAGACGTAAAGTAGAGTCTCCTTTTATTATTCTTCTCCTTCAATAAATGCTTGCTATATAGCTGAATTCTCTCTGTTTATAGTTTGTCTAATACAACGTTTAAAATGACGTAAAAGCACATGAAAAATTCAGTTATTATCCAATATTTAAACCTAGTTAAAACAATTGATTATCACCAAAAATACTCATAACTGGTTTGACATTTCCAAAATATCCCTTTATTATGGACTCACGCTTAGTTTTCAGGAAGCACTTTCTGGAGAGCGGGGGAACCAGTTTTCAGGGGCGAGTCACATGAATCCATGTGTAGGGTACCATCTTACCCGAGTCCGTCAGCTAACCTCGTCAGCAGTGGATGGGTCCTTTAATACATACATAATAAATTCACATAACAAAGGCCCTTTATTCATTAATTATAGGGGCCTTTGTCTTTGTTTACTGACCCCCTGCTGGCGGAGCTATGTCTTCATCCCCTGTTTGGAGGTCTTTTTTCGTTTACTGAGGCAATGCTTTCCAAGGGTACTTATTTTGACAAGTGAAGATGTGCTTGAGTTGGAGGGGAGGTACGGAGCACACTTGGGTCAAGTTTTCTGTTTCAAGTAAGCAGATAAAGACATTTTCGAGTGTTAAATCCAAGTAAAAATGTAAGTTTACTTGGTCTATTAGTTGTGTCATTTTTTAAAATCTAGAAACGGAGAAAGGTTGTGGAATGCTTGAGAAAAGTTTTTGTTCTAGTGATGTCCTTGATCTTCGTAATATCTCTAGCGGCATGTAGTGGAAGTGGAAGTCCGCTGGACGAGGCGATCGAGAGAGGTTATATCACCGTAGGATTTGCAAATGAAAAGCCATACGCATACAAAGAGGCTGATGGAACACTAACAGGAGAAGCCGTTGAAATAGCCCGTGTAATTCTAGAGCGGCTCGGCGTGAAGGAGATGAGAGGTGAGCTGACAGAGTTTGGTTCATTAGTAGCCGGCTTGCAAGCTAAAAGGTTTGATCTTATTACAGCGGGAATGTTTATTAATCCTAATCGCTGTTCTGCAGTCTTATTCGCGGACCCGGAGTATAGCATTGGAGAAGCACTTGCAGTTAAGCAGGGGAATCCGCTAGAACTTGTAAGTTACGAAGGTATCGCGAGTAACGGGGAAGCAAAAGTCGCTGTCATGACTGGTGCCGTTGAAATCGAGTATTTAGAAAAGTCTGGTATTCCCTCGGATCGCATTATTCAAGTTCCTGACCAAGCTTCAGCTATAAGCGCACTTCAAGCTGACCGGGTGCAGGCTATAACGATGACGGGGCCATCACTTCAGGCAATGCTCGAATCGGCCAATGATAATAAAATTGAGCGTGTTGCTGACTTCACCCAACCTACAGTTGATGGTGAGAGTGTTCGCGGATATGGGGCGACAGCTTTTCGTCAAGCAGACACTGAATTTCAAGAGGCATATAATGCAGAACTTCAAAAAATGAAAGACTCAGGCGAGTTACTCGAAATATTGCAAAAGTTTGGATTCACAGAGGATGAGCTTCCAGGCGATATGACAGCTGCTGCGCTTTGCGGAGAATAACATGCCGAATTCATGGATTGATTTTCTTCCTTCGTTATTAAAAGGAGCGGAAATCACGATCTTGGTTGCTTTTTTCTCATCCATATTAGCAATCATCGTGTCCTTTATTGCCGGTTTACTCAGGCTATCGAAACTTTGGATTCTACGTACCATTTCAGCGATTTATGTTGAGGTCTTTCGCGGAACTTCCCTGCTGGTTCAATTATTCTGGTTATACTTTGCTCTTCCATTTATCGGTATTGAACTTCCGAAGATGTTAGCAGCTATTCTTGCCATAGGACTTAACTTCGGAGCATACGGATCAGAAATCGTCCGAAGCGCAGTGCTTGCAGTTCCGAAAGGACAGACGGAGGCTGCTATAGCACTAAATATGAAACCCTGGCAAAGGTTATCTCATGTCATTCTTCCTCAAGCTTCACTACAAATGCTGCCGTCTTTCGGGAACCAGATGGTGGAATTGATTAAGTCAACCTCTCTCGTCTATTTCATTACGATGGCAGATCTCACCTATCAGGCGATGGTGCTTCGCAATAACTATATCTCCTTTACAACGGAGATCTTGGTGCTGCTTCTGCTGATGTATTTTGTTATAGCTACACTTGTTTCTATTGCTGTTCGGTTACTTGAACGGAAATTGACAACGGGGAGGCTATAACAAATGTGGAATTGGGATTATGTATTTGATATTTTGCCGCAGTTACTTGGGGCATTAAAAATGACGGTGTTGATTACGATCTGTGCCTTTGTACTGGCATTATTCGTAGGTTTACTTCTCGCATTTATGGCACGAAGTCGATTTAAACCTCTATCGTTAGTGACAAAAGGAGTTATAGAGTTCATACGTAACACACCTCTGCTTGTTCAAGTGTTCTTTCTTTATTACAGTCTGCCGTTACTTATGGGTATTTCCATTCCGGCTTTTTATACGGGGGTCATAGCACTCGGACTTCATTACAGCACGTACCTCTCAGAGGTATATCGTTCTGGCATCGAGGCTGTTCCAAAAGGTCAATGGGAAGCGGCAAAAGCACTGAATTATACGAAATCTCAAACTTGGAAGAAAATTATTCTACCTCAAGCGATTCCACCAATCATACCCGTACTTGGGAATTATCTAATTGTTATGTTCAAAGAGACACCTATTCTATGTGCAATTACGTTGGTTGAGCTTATGCTCACAGCCAAGAATATCGTATCTTTATCCTTCCGAGCTTTTGAGCCGTATACATTAGTCGGTGTATTGTTCTTCATTATTAGTTACATCGCTTCATTACTCGTGCAACAGCTGGAGAAGCGCATGAATTTACAAAGGGGAAGATAAGGAGGGATCGATATGAACACGGTATTTGAACGTGAGGAAACGGAAGTTTCTGCACAAGAAAAGAAGAATCAAGTAATACCGGATACATCTCCTATTGTGAAATACACAGGTGTGACGAAATCATTCGGAAATGTAGAAGTGCTAAATGGTATTGATTTGGAGATGCAGCCGGGAGAAAAGGTCGCTGTTATTGGTCCAAGCGGTTCAGGCAAAACAACCATGGGACGCATGCTGATGACACTTGAAGAACCGACAAGTGGAACGATTGAAGTAGATGGAGAACTTCTGTGGCATATGGAGCATAAGGGGGGAATTGTTCGCGCAAACGAAAAGCATCTGCACCGGATGCGGTGCAATGTAGGTATGGTGTTCCAGCATTTTAATCTATTTCCTCATATGAATGTGATGCGCAATGTGACAGAGGCTCCACGTAAAGTGCTTGGCTTAAGCAAAGAAGAAGCAGAGGAACGCGCAGTTACGATGCTTACTAAGGTTGGTCTGGAAGATAAGTTCAAGATGTACCCATCCAAGTTATCCGGTGGACAGAAACAACGTGTTGCCATTGCAAGGGCTCTTGTAATGCGACCCAAAGTGATGGTGTTTGACGAGGTAACTTCAGCCCTTGATCCTGAGCTCGTGGGTGAGGTGCTAGAGGTAATCCGCGAAATCGCTGAAGAAGGAGAGATGGCGATGATGTTGATTACACACGAAATGGAATTTGCCAAAGAAATTGCAGACCGAGTGATTTTCGGTGCTGATGGAAAAATCGTGGAACAAGGAACACCGGAAGAGATATTTGATAACCCACAAAGTGATCGATTACAGAGCTTTCTGCAGCGTTTTCGTTCTTCAGGAAATTAACATGAACCAAAAAAATGATTATAGAAGGGGGGACATCATTAAGATGGCAGTGAACACGGAAACCGAGATCATATACCGTAATCCGATAGCAAAAGACGGAGCCAGCGTATGGGAACTCATCCGAGATACAGAGACGCTCGATCTAAACTCACCCTACTGTTACATGCTGCTCGGGGATTATTTTAATGATACCTGTATGATTGCCGAACATGAGGGAGACATCATCGGATTTATTTCAGCATTTCGATCACCACGTAATCTAGAAAGGCTGTTTGTATGGCAGGTCGCAGTAGCTCGGACACACCAAAGGCAAGGGATAGCAAAGAACATGCTGACCTATCTTTTGAAACAAAAAGCGTGCCACGGCGTGCGTTTTATTGAAGCGACCATCTCACCTTCGAATAAGGCATCGCACCGGTTATTCCTGAGCTTTGCTGAGGAGAGATCAATTCCGAGTACCGTTACTGCAGGGTATGGTGCAGATATGTTCCCAGATCGTTCGAATCATGAGGATGAGCCATTGTTTGTTATCGGACCAATCATCAATGAAATATGAAACAATTGGAGGGGTATTATGAATAATCAACTTTTAGAATTGCCAGAACTTAATGTGTTTAACGATCTTGAATCTGAAGTGAGAAGTTATTGCCGAAACTTTCAAACGGTATTCGAGAAGGCAAAAAACGCTCAATTGTGGGATCGAAATGGAAATAAATATATTGATTTCTTTGCAGGTGCAGGTGCTTTGAACTACGGCCATAATAATGAGCAGATTCGTGAAAAGCTGATTGACTATATGATGCAAGATGGCATTACACATAGTCTTGATATGGCAACAAACGCGAAAGAAACATTTCTAACTCAATTTCAGGAGGTGATCCTGAAGCCGCGTGGCTGGAATCATAAGGTGATGTTCCCAGGACCAACGGGAACGAATGCTGTAGAAGCTGCGCTGAAGATAGCAAGGAAAGTTACAGGACGTTCCACTATTCTTTCGTTTACAAATGCGTTTCACGGTATGACGCTTGGATCGCTCGCTGTGACAGGAAACTCATTCAAGCGGGAAGGAGCGGGTATAGCTCTTACTCACTCAGTATTTATGCCCTATGACGGCTACTATGGAGATGACGTAGATACACTCGCATATATCAAGAAACTACTTGATGATCCTGGAAGCGGTGTTCCTATTCCAGCAGCTGTTATTGTAGAAGCTCTGCAAGGAGAGGGAGGCCTGAATTCTGCGAGTCGAGATTGGTTAAAGGGTCTTGAGCAGCTCTGTAAGGAAAGAGATATTTTACTCATTCTTGATGATGTTCAGATGGGCTGTGGTAGAACGGGGCCGTTCTTCAGCTTCGATGATGCCGGTATCGAGCCGGATATTATATGTCTATCGAAATCTATTGGTGGCTTTGGTCTTCCGATGGCTATTACATTATTGAAACCAGAGATCGATGTGTGGGAACCAGGTGAGCATAACGGAACTTTCCGAGGTAATAATCTAGGATTCATTGCTGCTACGGAAGCACTTAATTATTGGAAGACGAAGGACTTTCAGCTTGATGTTGAGATTAGAGAGAAGATTATTCGCAAAGTTTTGGAGGATATTCCAGTGAAGTATCCGGAGTTTCGTGGTGAAACTCGAGGCAGAGGTCTAATACAAGGTTTTGCATTTGAAAGACAGGAACTCGCTGGAAGACTCTCTGAAATCGCTTTCGATCATGGGCTGATTATGGAAACATCAGGTCCGCATAGTGAAGTAGCGAAGCTAATGCCACCACTGACCATTGAACTCGATACATTAAAAGAAGGATTGAAAGTACTGGAGCGTAGTCTGGAACAATTATCTGCAGAGGAGAGATGAATCATGATTGTTAAACATTTAGAAGAGATTATTCATACGAAGGATGATATTGATACCACGACATGGAACTCGAGAAGATTGCTCCTAACCAAAGATGAGATGGGTTTTTCCTTGAATGACACACTTATTAAAGCGGGAACTGAAACACTGATCTGGTACAAAAACCATGTTGAAGCTGTGTATTGTATTGAAGGAGAAGGTGAGATTGAAATCGTCGGCGGGAAAACATATCAAATCTCTCCGGGAATGATGTATGCCCTTGATGGACATGAAAAGCATTATCTGAGGGCTCGGTCTCAAATGCGAATGATATGTGTGTTTAATCCGCCACTAACAGGTGCGGAAGTTCATGATGAAGAAGGAACATACCCGCTGCTTTCCCAAATTTCGAAGTAAAGGAGAGATAACGATGAGTAATAATCATATATCCACACTGCAAGAAAAAGAGGTAGACGTCTATCCTTCAAGAATTCATTCCGAGCCTCGAATTTTGAAGAGACAGGACCCAGTTGTTCACTCTGAATGGAATACGAGTTCACCCGTAACGAAAGAACAATCCGATTTCTATGAGCATCATGGATATCTGTTTCTAGAAGGATTTTTAAATCAGGAAGAACTAATCCATTACCAAAAAGAAGCACGAGATTTGCAGATTACAGCTAGGCAATCGGAGAGCGATCAGATTATTCGGGAACCTGAGGGCAGCGAAGTGCGATCTGTTTTTGCCATCCATGAGACTAAGCCCGTATTTCAGAAGCTATCTCAAGACCCGAAACTACTTAGCATCGTGGAGTACTTGCTTGGAAGCAAGACGTATATCCATCAATCGCGCATTAATTATAAGCCTGGTTTTACGGGCAAAGAATTTTACTGGCATTCGGATTTTGAAACTTGGCATGTGGAGGATGGTATGCCTCGAATGAGAGCATTAAGCTGTTCTATTGCACTGGAAGATAACTTTCATTTCAATGGACCTCTTATGGTTGTCCCGGGGTCACATAAAGAGTTCGTGGCTTGTGTAGGTAAGACGCCAGATAATCATTTCAAAGATTCCTTGCGTAAGCAAGAATATGGAGTCCCTGACCATGACAACCTGACTCGTATGGTAAAGGAAGGCGGAATTGATACACCTGTCGGTAGGGCGGGTTCGATCGTATTATTCGATTGCAACATTATGCATGGTTCGAATAGTAATATCACGCCTCTCCCTCGCAGCAACATATTTATGGTATATAACAGTGTTGAGAATAAGTTGGTTCAGCCATATTCTGGTCAACAGGCAAGACCAAGTTATATCGCTAACCGAGAAAATAAATAGATTTCATAAAAAAGATAGGTATCCATATAATAGGACCTATCTTTTTTATATATTGTGATCAACAGAATATCTTGATCATCGCCTAAAACAATCGTTGTTTTCAAAAACTAAAAAAGCTGAGAGCCTTTATGAAATAGGCTTTCAGCTTTTTACGATTACAGTTTCACATGAAGTGCTTCAAGTCCGCGGAACAAAATTTGATTTCGCCATATTGGCGTAGGCCCGGAGAACCTAAGGGCAGGGTACTGTTTCAACAATACCTGAAAAGCGGTGATTGCTTCGAGTCTTGCCAGCGGAGCACCAATACAGAAATGGGGCCCAGTGGCAAACGACAGATGCCGATTTTTCTTTCGCGTAATATCGAAATAATCCGGATCATTAAAAACGGCAGGATCTCGGTTAGCTGCACCTAGGGATAAGAATACTTCTTGTCCCCGTCTAATTAGCGTATCGCCAAGCAGAATATCTTCTCCAGCTGTTCGATTGGTAACCTGGACAGGACTTTCATACCTTAGGATTTCTTCTACCGCAGATGGAATTAATTCTTGCTGATCATGCAAAAGCGTGTAAGATTCTATGATATCTTCTTTTGGATTTCGCGCGCGCGCTCTTACCTGTTGACGGAAATAGTCTCGAATCTCTGCCGCAGCAAGATCGCCTTCATCAAGCTGTTCTTCGGATAAGAAGGTAACATCAAGGAGTCTCGCTAAAGAATTGGACCATCTTTTAAAAATATTCCGATCTTCTTGCGGAACACCAAGCATATCTGCAATGACCATAACGGGAAGAGGAAAAGCAAAATCATGAATAAATTCGGGATTCGTTTCTTTCAAGCTCATTTATATTTTGCCACCTAGGATCCATAACCATCGGTTCTGCTTCAAGCCTGCTTCGCTCCCGAATAAACGTAGGAGTTTTTAGAATGAACTGAACATGTTCATGTTTTGAGATAATCCAAGTGTTTCGCTCTTTTATATACTAAGCCGGATGATCTTGAAGCATTTTCGTGTAAAAAGGGTATGGATCTTGATGGATTAATGGGTCATAGGCATTGAAAAAAGCGGTAATCTCCTGTTCAGTGAGATCTTGACTGGAATTTTTCAAGCGTTATTTCCTCCCAGAAATGGTTTTATGATGCTGTTTACTGCGAGATGATCGGTATAGTAAATAAAGCAATAAGCATACAATGAGGGCAACAACAAGAATCGTTCCATAATGTTCAATCATCGTACCAATTTCCATAATCTGATCTTTCACGACAATACCTAATAGAAAATAGACCAGTGTCCATAAAAAAGCAGAAGGGTAGGCGTATAGAGCAAATTTTCGATAAGACATCTTGTTCATTCCTGCAACGTACATCGTAATATGCCGAAGAAAAGGTAAACACAGACTCATACCGATGGCATAACCACCGTATTTATCAAACCATTTTTCCGAGATTGTAAAATAACGCTCGGTTTTGGATGACTTCTGCATACTTCGGAATAATCTTGTCTTGATAAAAAAACGACCTACCACATAACTGAAGGTCATGGCTGAACAGATTCCAAGGCTCACGGCGAGATAAGCGAAAGGGTAATTGAGGATTCCTGCAGCAGATAACGTCCCCGCCGTCATGAGAACAACCTCATTAGGAATCGGAAGACCGATCAGCCCCAAACACAGTACTAAAAACAAAGCAATGTAGCCGAAATGATCAATAAATTCTAGTAAAAAATCATAAACCATCGTTAATTGACATCCTATCCGCCCATATTGCAAAATACAACACGGCTATGAAATAATATGCGCCTTTACTCGATCCATCGATGTAGTCATCGTTCGAACAGATCGTTCACTGGACTCGCATGTATAATCCCATAAACTGCCTCGATACACTTCTTTCAGGATTTCTGTTTTCTCAAAATCACTAGGTGTAACGAGATAGGCCGGTTTACGTACCGGCAGAGCGCCTCCATGTCCTAGAACAGTAGAGACAAATTGGGAGCAAAAATAAGCATTCTCCCTGTGGAGTTCAAGTTTTAGCATAACCCCAATCAGGCCAAGAAGATGATATTTATATGT from Paenibacillus polygoni encodes the following:
- a CDS encoding ectoine synthase; the protein is MIVKHLEEIIHTKDDIDTTTWNSRRLLLTKDEMGFSLNDTLIKAGTETLIWYKNHVEAVYCIEGEGEIEIVGGKTYQISPGMMYALDGHEKHYLRARSQMRMICVFNPPLTGAEVHDEEGTYPLLSQISK
- the thpD gene encoding ectoine hydroxylase; translated protein: MSNNHISTLQEKEVDVYPSRIHSEPRILKRQDPVVHSEWNTSSPVTKEQSDFYEHHGYLFLEGFLNQEELIHYQKEARDLQITARQSESDQIIREPEGSEVRSVFAIHETKPVFQKLSQDPKLLSIVEYLLGSKTYIHQSRINYKPGFTGKEFYWHSDFETWHVEDGMPRMRALSCSIALEDNFHFNGPLMVVPGSHKEFVACVGKTPDNHFKDSLRKQEYGVPDHDNLTRMVKEGGIDTPVGRAGSIVLFDCNIMHGSNSNITPLPRSNIFMVYNSVENKLVQPYSGQQARPSYIANRENK
- the ectB gene encoding diaminobutyrate--2-oxoglutarate transaminase translates to MNNQLLELPELNVFNDLESEVRSYCRNFQTVFEKAKNAQLWDRNGNKYIDFFAGAGALNYGHNNEQIREKLIDYMMQDGITHSLDMATNAKETFLTQFQEVILKPRGWNHKVMFPGPTGTNAVEAALKIARKVTGRSTILSFTNAFHGMTLGSLAVTGNSFKREGAGIALTHSVFMPYDGYYGDDVDTLAYIKKLLDDPGSGVPIPAAVIVEALQGEGGLNSASRDWLKGLEQLCKERDILLILDDVQMGCGRTGPFFSFDDAGIEPDIICLSKSIGGFGLPMAITLLKPEIDVWEPGEHNGTFRGNNLGFIAATEALNYWKTKDFQLDVEIREKIIRKVLEDIPVKYPEFRGETRGRGLIQGFAFERQELAGRLSEIAFDHGLIMETSGPHSEVAKLMPPLTIELDTLKEGLKVLERSLEQLSAEER
- a CDS encoding DedA family protein, translated to MVYDFLLEFIDHFGYIALFLVLCLGLIGLPIPNEVVLMTAGTLSAAGILNYPFAYLAVSLGICSAMTFSYVVGRFFIKTRLFRSMQKSSKTERYFTISEKWFDKYGGYAIGMSLCLPFLRHITMYVAGMNKMSYRKFALYAYPSAFLWTLVYFLLGIVVKDQIMEIGTMIEHYGTILVVALIVCLLLYLLYRSSRSKQHHKTISGRK
- the ehuC gene encoding ectoine/hydroxyectoine ABC transporter permease subunit EhuC, with the protein product MPNSWIDFLPSLLKGAEITILVAFFSSILAIIVSFIAGLLRLSKLWILRTISAIYVEVFRGTSLLVQLFWLYFALPFIGIELPKMLAAILAIGLNFGAYGSEIVRSAVLAVPKGQTEAAIALNMKPWQRLSHVILPQASLQMLPSFGNQMVELIKSTSLVYFITMADLTYQAMVLRNNYISFTTEILVLLLLMYFVIATLVSIAVRLLERKLTTGRL
- the ectA gene encoding diaminobutyrate acetyltransferase, encoding MAVNTETEIIYRNPIAKDGASVWELIRDTETLDLNSPYCYMLLGDYFNDTCMIAEHEGDIIGFISAFRSPRNLERLFVWQVAVARTHQRQGIAKNMLTYLLKQKACHGVRFIEATISPSNKASHRLFLSFAEERSIPSTVTAGYGADMFPDRSNHEDEPLFVIGPIINEI
- a CDS encoding cytochrome P450 codes for the protein MSLKETNPEFIHDFAFPLPVMVIADMLGVPQEDRNIFKRWSNSLARLLDVTFLSEEQLDEGDLAAAEIRDYFRQQVRARARNPKEDIIESYTLLHDQQELIPSAVEEILRYESPVQVTNRTAGEDILLGDTLIRRGQEVFLSLGAANRDPAVFNDPDYFDITRKKNRHLSFATGPHFCIGAPLARLEAITAFQVLLKQYPALRFSGPTPIWRNQILFRGLEALHVKL
- the ehuA gene encoding ectoine/hydroxyectoine ABC transporter ATP-binding protein EhuA, which gives rise to MNTVFEREETEVSAQEKKNQVIPDTSPIVKYTGVTKSFGNVEVLNGIDLEMQPGEKVAVIGPSGSGKTTMGRMLMTLEEPTSGTIEVDGELLWHMEHKGGIVRANEKHLHRMRCNVGMVFQHFNLFPHMNVMRNVTEAPRKVLGLSKEEAEERAVTMLTKVGLEDKFKMYPSKLSGGQKQRVAIARALVMRPKVMVFDEVTSALDPELVGEVLEVIREIAEEGEMAMMLITHEMEFAKEIADRVIFGADGKIVEQGTPEEIFDNPQSDRLQSFLQRFRSSGN
- the ehuD gene encoding ectoine/hydroxyectoine ABC transporter permease subunit EhuD, with amino-acid sequence MWNWDYVFDILPQLLGALKMTVLITICAFVLALFVGLLLAFMARSRFKPLSLVTKGVIEFIRNTPLLVQVFFLYYSLPLLMGISIPAFYTGVIALGLHYSTYLSEVYRSGIEAVPKGQWEAAKALNYTKSQTWKKIILPQAIPPIIPVLGNYLIVMFKETPILCAITLVELMLTAKNIVSLSFRAFEPYTLVGVLFFIISYIASLLVQQLEKRMNLQRGR
- the ehuB gene encoding ectoine/hydroxyectoine ABC transporter substrate-binding protein EhuB, translating into MRKVFVLVMSLIFVISLAACSGSGSPLDEAIERGYITVGFANEKPYAYKEADGTLTGEAVEIARVILERLGVKEMRGELTEFGSLVAGLQAKRFDLITAGMFINPNRCSAVLFADPEYSIGEALAVKQGNPLELVSYEGIASNGEAKVAVMTGAVEIEYLEKSGIPSDRIIQVPDQASAISALQADRVQAITMTGPSLQAMLESANDNKIERVADFTQPTVDGESVRGYGATAFRQADTEFQEAYNAELQKMKDSGELLEILQKFGFTEDELPGDMTAAALCGE